The Argopecten irradians isolate NY chromosome 16, Ai_NY, whole genome shotgun sequence genome window below encodes:
- the LOC138310902 gene encoding neuronal acetylcholine receptor subunit alpha-3-like yields MLLASPILVQCGTSNDVKDLLQHLFVNESYNKRVRPTLNQSKSTEVEIEFNLVSLVDIDEVKGKMATTVFLYITWKDDYLTWSPASYGGIEEINIPQTDIWKPDIAVTNGYLKMMGLGNDFILTTVNNDGHVVWIPYEVFETKCSIDVSSFPFDEQTCNITLSEWSSDSIELGFKVGRNAINLESYQDHSEWELLSNAADSRISFASGSVVSYSFTIKRKPDYYMYNIVAPVMLLSFLAVFTFALPVECGEKIGFCMTVYLAFAVFLTIVGSFLPVTSTQSQLSKYLFSLLVMGTVIVMITTIQLRIGYRNTSVYPIPALLKGIVYISWKIHCRRRFMVSNRGQISDGKHDKENADVSDKQRNNSNNVISNGNENDQANMQQDFDSEDINWQDVTSAIDFYCFWFFLATNFVAACVIFL; encoded by the coding sequence ATGCTACTCGCATCACCCATACTCGTACAATGCGGAACATCAAATGATGTCAAGGATTTACTTCAACACCTTTTTGTCAATGAATCGTATAACAAAAGAGTTCGGCCTACACTGAACCAGTCGAAGTCAACAGAAGTTGAAATAGAGTTCAACCTCGTGAGTCTCGTCGATATCGATGAGGTGAAGGGGAAAATGGCTACAacggtatttttatatattacgTGGAAGGATGATTATTTAACTTGGTCACCCGCTAGCTATGGTGGCATAGAAGAAATTAACATTCCACAAACAGATATCTGGAAACCGGATATCGCCGTTACTAACGGCTACTTGAAGATGATGGGCTTGGGGAACGATTTCATATTGACAACAGTGAATAATGATGGACATGTTGTTTGGATTCCATATGAggtttttgaaacaaaatgttcaATAGACGTTTCAAGTTTTCCGTTCGATGAGCAGACGTGTAATATCACATTAAGTGAGTGGTCAAGTGACAGTATTGAACTGGGTTTTAAAGTTGGCCGAAACGCCATAAATCTGGAATCGTACCAAGATCACAGTGAATGGGAACTTCTGTCAAACGCTGCTGATTCCCGAATATCTTTTGCCAGTGGCTCCGTTGTGTCATACTCATTCACAATCAAGAGAAAGCCAGATTACTATATGTACAATATTGTCGCTCCTGTGATGCTTCTCTCCTTTTTAGCGGTTTTCACATTTGCCTTGCCTGTAGAATGCGGGGAGAAAATTGGATTCTGTATGACAGTTTACTTGGCATTTGCTGTCTTTCTTACAATTGTTGGTTCGTTTCTGCCTGTCACGTCAACCCAGTCCCAACtgagtaaatatttatttagtcTCTTGGTGATGGGAACTGTCATCGTAATGATTACAACAATTCAACTACGAATCGGCTATCGAAACACGTCCGTGTACCCAATCCCAGCTTTACTCAAAGGTATTGTGTATATCAGCTGGAAGATACACTGCCGACGTCGTTTCATGGTGTCAAATAGAGGCCAAATATCGGATGGAAAACATGACAAAGAAAACGCCGACGTGTCCGACAAGCAGCGAAACAACTCGAACAACGTCATTTCCAATGGTAATGAAAATGATCAGGCAAACATGCAGCAAGACTTTGATTCTGAGGACATAAATTGGCAGGATGTGACATCTGCTATTGATTTCTATTGCTTCTGGTTCTTCCTGGCGACTAATTTCGTTGCCGCCTGTGTGATATTTTTGTAG